The genomic region CCTTGATCTCTGAAAATTTTGGGGAAACTCCCATTCTCTTTTCCACTTGACTTTTCTTGGAAGCGTGGTATAAGCATAGCTTGTTTTGGGCGCTCGAGGATTGAAATGCCCAAATTTCGGAGAAGTCTGGACCGATTGGTCTTTTTTTTGTGCCGTGCGGGCGAATGTCCGGAATTGGAGTAACGTGAAACTTTCTGAGATATTGAACAAGGCGGCGGTGAAGATTCCGCTCTCCTCTTCCACGAAAGACGATGTCATTAAAGAACTTGTGATTCTTCTTGAGAAGGCGCACGGGCTTGACTCAAAGGGCGAGATCCTCTCGAAAGTGATGCAGCGTGAGTCGATGATGTCGACCGGGATAGGGAACGGGGTGGCGATCCCTCACGGCAAGACCGCCGCAATTGACAATCTGTATGCTGCATGCGGAGTATCGAAGAAGGGAATCGACTTTGATTCTGTGGACGGTGAGCCATCAACTCTCTTCATTCTTCTTGTCTCACCCGAGGACTTCAGGGGGCCGCACGTGAAAACTCTTGCCAACATATCCAGGCTCCTGAAAGAAGAGAAAGTCAGGGAGGGCTTCAGGAAAAGTGAGACTGCCAATCGCTTTCTTGCCAGTCTTAAGGAAGCGGAGGAGACGTACCTCTGAGCCTTCAGGTTGAATACGCGTATGTCCTGGCTTTTGCAGTTGTCGGTGTTGCATTCGTAATCATAGCGCTCTTTCTTTCCTCTCTGTTCAGACCCAAGAATTACTCCGGCAGGAAGCTCACCACTTACGAATGCGGAGAAATCCCGGTCGGTGAACCGTGGTCTCAATTCAACATCAGATTCTATGTGTACGCACTGAGCTTTGTCGTGTTTGAGGTTGAGACCATCTTCCTTATTCCGTGGGCAGTTGTATTTAAGAAACTCGGACTTTTCGGATTCGTCGAGATGTTCGTGTTTCTGGCAATACTCATTGTTGGCTTTCTCTACGCATGGGGAAAGAGAGCCCTCAGGTGGGCTTGAGCGGTTTCTTTTCCCGATTCCGGTCCTCCCGAATCATCCTCCAATAAACATCGACGGAAAGGAAAACTGAGGGATGGGAATCATAGAAAACAGATTCAGACCAAACATAGTCATAACAACGCTCGATAAGGTTTTCAATTGGTCGAGGAAGAATTCCTTGTGGCCGTTTAGTTTTGGTCTCGCATGCTGTGCAATCGAGATGATGGCCACCGCGGCCTCTCGCTACGACCTTGCAAGATTCGGCATGGAGGTATTCAGGCCGTCCCCCAGACAAGCTGATCTGATGATCATTGCCGGTACTGTCACGAAAAAAATGGCGCCGAGAGTGAGACTGTTGTATGAGCAGA from Candidatus Eisenbacteria bacterium harbors:
- a CDS encoding NADH-quinone oxidoreductase subunit B family protein encodes the protein MGIIENRFRPNIVITTLDKVFNWSRKNSLWPFSFGLACCAIEMMATAASRYDLARFGMEVFRPSPRQADLMIIAGTVTKKMAPRVRLLYEQMAEKKYVIAMGACTISGGPFQDAYSVVRRVDEVVPVDVYIPGCPPRPEALIEGLLELRRKIEKETLARTD
- a CDS encoding PTS sugar transporter subunit IIA: MKLSEILNKAAVKIPLSSSTKDDVIKELVILLEKAHGLDSKGEILSKVMQRESMMSTGIGNGVAIPHGKTAAIDNLYAACGVSKKGIDFDSVDGEPSTLFILLVSPEDFRGPHVKTLANISRLLKEEKVREGFRKSETANRFLASLKEAEETYL
- a CDS encoding NADH-quinone oxidoreductase subunit A → MFRPKNYSGRKLTTYECGEIPVGEPWSQFNIRFYVYALSFVVFEVETIFLIPWAVVFKKLGLFGFVEMFVFLAILIVGFLYAWGKRALRWA